In Halorhodospira halophila, one DNA window encodes the following:
- a CDS encoding thymidylate synthase, with amino-acid sequence MTVNEHEYLSLLRLAMDRGHHKADRTGTGTLSVFGHQMRFDLTAGFPLLTTKRVFWRGVVEELLWMLRGSTDATELQERGVHIWDEWAGPHGELGPVYGAQWRNWQPSYIESVGTHSRDAVDQIAEVLDSLATDPDSRRHIVSAWNPGELHLMHLPPCHILVQFYVADGRLSCQLYQRSADLFLGVPFNIASYSLLTHLVARHVGLGVGDFIWTGGDCHLYLNHLEQAREQISREPREAPRLQWQTSETDLFKLARMRQEDVVGLHGYDPHPAIPAPVAV; translated from the coding sequence ATGACCGTGAACGAGCACGAGTACCTGTCCCTGTTGCGGCTCGCCATGGACCGCGGCCACCACAAGGCCGACCGCACTGGCACCGGCACGCTGTCGGTGTTCGGCCACCAGATGCGGTTCGACCTGACAGCCGGGTTCCCGTTGCTGACCACGAAGCGGGTTTTTTGGCGCGGCGTGGTCGAGGAGCTGCTGTGGATGCTCCGCGGCAGCACCGACGCGACCGAGCTGCAGGAGCGCGGCGTGCATATCTGGGACGAGTGGGCCGGCCCGCACGGCGAGCTAGGCCCGGTGTACGGCGCGCAGTGGCGGAACTGGCAGCCCAGCTACATCGAATCCGTCGGCACCCACTCACGCGACGCCGTGGACCAGATCGCCGAGGTGCTGGACAGCCTGGCCACCGACCCGGATTCACGCCGGCACATCGTCAGCGCCTGGAATCCGGGCGAGCTGCACCTTATGCACCTGCCGCCGTGCCACATCCTCGTGCAGTTTTACGTGGCCGACGGGCGGCTCTCCTGCCAGCTCTACCAGCGCAGCGCCGACCTGTTCCTGGGCGTGCCGTTCAACATCGCCTCCTACAGCCTACTCACCCACCTGGTGGCCCGCCACGTGGGCCTGGGCGTGGGCGATTTCATCTGGACCGGAGGCGACTGCCACCTGTACCTGAACCACCTGGAACAGGCCCGCGAGCAGATAAGCCGGGAGCCGCGGGAGGCGCCGAGGCTGCAGTGGCAGACGAGCGAGACCGACCTGTTCAAGCTCGCGCGGATGCGCCAGGAGGACGTGGTGGGGCTGCACGGATATGACCCGCACCCGGCGATCCCGGCGCCTGTCGCGGTGTAG
- a CDS encoding phage integrase Arm DNA-binding domain-containing protein — protein MSPRPRKPGSRDLPAHLYAKRQRGKTYYRYRHPVTGKWYGMGQNKARAVKAAQILNSRLMEPMDAERLAASVTAERETAGEVLSQYLDEVLPKQRNRHGRTISPKTLEEQQRAIRDAVRDLGATPVQEVTRRRIGKHLGQYPGRSANARRSTLRKAWAWIVASGYRDDNPVEGTLRADEHVQRRRLTLEEFRRIRSAAEPWLQNALDLALQTLQRRGDLVRMRFDDIADGCLYVRQRKTAGEESANLRIRISPELQEVIARCRDDVVSPFLIHRPPAKRRREYMESRDHWTQVDERYLTRAFAAVRDELGIASDLPTGQRPSLHEVRALGGRLYREAGWSEEAVQRLMGHSSAAMTRHYLSRHGETWVDCESGLDAGQNPGSARDKTGV, from the coding sequence ATGAGCCCGAGACCACGGAAGCCCGGGAGCCGAGATCTGCCCGCGCACCTCTACGCGAAGCGCCAGCGCGGGAAGACCTACTATCGCTACCGTCACCCGGTCACCGGGAAGTGGTACGGGATGGGCCAGAACAAGGCCAGGGCGGTGAAGGCGGCGCAGATCCTGAACAGTCGCCTGATGGAGCCCATGGACGCCGAGCGGCTGGCGGCATCGGTGACGGCCGAGCGGGAGACCGCCGGCGAGGTGCTGTCGCAGTACCTTGATGAGGTCCTGCCGAAGCAGCGCAACCGGCACGGGCGAACGATCAGCCCGAAGACCCTCGAGGAGCAACAGCGCGCGATCCGTGACGCCGTCCGAGACCTTGGCGCAACGCCCGTCCAGGAGGTCACCCGGCGCCGGATCGGTAAGCACCTCGGCCAGTACCCGGGACGGTCGGCCAATGCGCGGCGCTCGACCCTGCGAAAGGCCTGGGCATGGATCGTCGCCAGCGGCTACCGCGACGACAACCCCGTCGAGGGGACGCTGCGTGCGGATGAGCACGTCCAGCGCCGGCGGCTGACCCTGGAGGAGTTCCGGCGCATCCGGTCGGCTGCCGAGCCCTGGCTGCAGAATGCGCTCGACCTCGCGCTGCAGACGCTCCAGCGCCGCGGGGACTTGGTGCGCATGCGCTTCGACGACATCGCCGATGGCTGCTTGTACGTCCGGCAGCGCAAGACCGCGGGAGAGGAGTCAGCGAACCTCCGGATCCGGATCTCGCCGGAGCTCCAGGAAGTGATCGCCCGGTGCCGGGACGACGTGGTGAGCCCATTCCTGATCCACCGGCCTCCGGCCAAGCGCCGGCGCGAGTACATGGAGAGCCGAGACCATTGGACCCAGGTCGATGAGCGATATCTCACCCGGGCGTTCGCCGCGGTTCGGGACGAACTCGGCATCGCCTCGGATCTGCCCACCGGACAGCGCCCGTCATTGCACGAGGTGCGCGCCCTGGGCGGCCGGCTGTACCGGGAGGCTGGCTGGTCAGAGGAAGCGGTGCAGCGGCTGATGGGCCACTCGTCCGCGGCGATGACGCGGCACTACCTCAGCCGCCATGGCGAGACCTGGGTGGACTGCGAAAGCGGCCTGGATGCGGGTCAAAACCCCGGTTCAGCGCGGGACAAAACTGGTGTGTAA
- a CDS encoding RNA polymerase sigma factor — protein sequence MGTLLNLWSRRGRRGAFETVIGHHLGSLYGFARRLCGDDAEAEDLIQELLSRLYPRGDEIAALDRPYPWLARSLYNLWIDRHRRTQARPPWDDQSQDDPDVPYTLAEPGDGPAELVEQALTRERLQRALGALPEAQRQVVLLHYIEGLSLDEVAELTGVGKGTLKSRLARARDRLRQVLMDGTDVGAGACEADKGTDR from the coding sequence ATGGGTACGCTATTGAACCTCTGGAGCCGCCGTGGCCGGCGGGGCGCGTTCGAGACCGTCATCGGCCACCACTTGGGTAGCCTCTACGGTTTCGCGCGCCGGCTCTGCGGCGACGATGCCGAGGCCGAAGACCTCATCCAGGAACTGCTGAGTAGGCTCTACCCCCGTGGTGACGAGATTGCCGCCCTCGACCGGCCCTATCCCTGGCTAGCGCGTTCGCTTTACAACCTATGGATCGATCGCCATCGCCGCACTCAGGCCCGCCCACCCTGGGACGACCAGTCTCAGGACGATCCGGACGTCCCGTACACCCTTGCCGAGCCGGGCGACGGCCCCGCCGAGCTGGTCGAGCAGGCGCTGACGCGCGAGCGGTTGCAGCGTGCCCTGGGCGCCTTGCCCGAGGCGCAGCGCCAGGTCGTGCTTCTGCATTACATCGAGGGGTTGTCGCTGGACGAGGTGGCCGAGCTCACCGGGGTGGGCAAGGGGACCCTGAAGTCGCGGTTGGCGCGGGCCCGTGACCGGCTTCGCCAGGTCCTGATGGATGGAACCGATGTCGGGGCCGGTGCGTGTGAGGCGGACAAGGGGACCGATCGATGA
- a CDS encoding tetratricopeptide repeat protein encodes MSLRRGVFFDRVFAILLLVVAAAVGVPAGAEERPTEAFNQGVALYEAGDYRAAERAFATVIGDPELGALAAFNLGRAARQRGDWAAAEHWWRLAQRQARAERLQRLIATRLDELQQGRPALTGYLQAGIGYDSNLTLDNARAFSGDGDSFLDLFGHAAWQARGSRGDGVSAQGSLYHRGYASEGDFDFTDVALDVLAERTVRRSQLGYGLGVGALSRGIGGVDGRAEGQLQGRWHSPGRGWLLARYRLRAHRGGNGRDYLDGVEHRLRLGFQDRAGALRWMAYYQIEHHDRDDWSDENAFISYSPLRQRLGARVTWQGVPSWSLTVRPEWVYAEYRDRHVVDDDRQRRDDTRYRLDLTAIHQPAGRAWRLGVQLRFESIDDLRIDWQERELETYTARRTEVSLLVDRSF; translated from the coding sequence TTGAGCCTTCGGCGCGGCGTGTTCTTCGACCGAGTGTTCGCGATCCTGCTGTTGGTCGTGGCGGCGGCGGTCGGCGTGCCGGCTGGGGCGGAGGAGCGCCCGACCGAGGCCTTCAATCAGGGGGTGGCCCTCTACGAGGCCGGTGATTACCGCGCCGCCGAGCGCGCGTTCGCGACGGTCATCGGCGATCCGGAACTCGGCGCACTGGCCGCGTTCAATCTCGGGCGCGCCGCGCGCCAGCGCGGGGATTGGGCCGCGGCGGAGCACTGGTGGCGCTTGGCGCAGCGGCAGGCGCGCGCCGAGCGCCTCCAGCGGCTGATCGCCACGCGTCTGGACGAGCTCCAGCAGGGCCGGCCGGCCCTGACCGGCTATCTGCAGGCCGGGATCGGGTACGACTCCAACCTGACACTGGATAACGCCAGGGCCTTCAGCGGCGACGGTGATTCGTTCCTCGATCTGTTTGGTCACGCCGCGTGGCAGGCCCGCGGGAGCCGGGGCGACGGGGTGTCGGCCCAGGGCAGTCTCTATCACCGTGGCTACGCCAGCGAGGGGGATTTCGACTTCACCGACGTTGCCCTGGACGTGCTGGCGGAACGGACCGTCCGGCGCTCCCAGCTCGGCTACGGTCTCGGTGTCGGAGCTCTGAGCCGGGGTATCGGCGGCGTCGATGGACGCGCGGAGGGGCAGCTCCAGGGGCGCTGGCACAGCCCGGGTCGGGGCTGGCTCCTGGCGCGCTACCGCCTGCGCGCCCACCGAGGTGGTAATGGCCGGGACTATCTCGATGGGGTGGAGCATCGGTTGAGGCTGGGCTTCCAGGATCGGGCCGGTGCACTGCGCTGGATGGCGTATTACCAGATCGAGCATCACGACCGCGACGACTGGTCGGACGAGAACGCCTTCATCAGCTACTCGCCGCTGCGTCAGCGTCTCGGTGCCCGGGTGACCTGGCAGGGTGTGCCGTCCTGGTCACTGACCGTGCGTCCGGAGTGGGTCTATGCCGAGTACCGGGATCGCCACGTGGTCGATGACGATCGTCAGCGCCGAGACGACACCCGCTATCGCCTCGATCTGACGGCTATTCATCAGCCTGCCGGGCGGGCTTGGCGGCTTGGGGTGCAGCTGCGGTTCGAGTCTATCGACGATCTGCGGATCGACTGGCAAGAGCGTGAGCTGGAGACCTACACCGCGCGGCGCACCGAGGTGAGTCTGTTGGTCGATCGCAGCTTTTAG
- a CDS encoding DUF3015 family protein has protein sequence MFAGALGMAGTAQADNTGCGLGTVLFDGQSGMGQDILAVTTNGISWNQHFGITSGTLGCEEGAVITAEASQFMSENMDQVAQDASNGGGEALSTLASLLEIDEADHDAFFSHTQKNFGEIFPSADVTAGEALENLEATMAGHDTLSRYTA, from the coding sequence ATGTTCGCTGGTGCGCTCGGCATGGCGGGCACTGCTCAGGCTGACAACACCGGCTGCGGGCTCGGTACCGTCCTGTTCGACGGCCAGTCCGGCATGGGACAGGACATCCTGGCGGTGACCACCAACGGCATCTCCTGGAACCAGCACTTCGGCATCACCTCCGGCACCCTGGGCTGCGAGGAAGGCGCCGTCATCACCGCCGAGGCCTCCCAGTTCATGTCCGAGAACATGGACCAAGTGGCCCAGGACGCCTCCAATGGCGGTGGCGAGGCGCTCTCCACGCTCGCCTCCCTGCTGGAGATCGACGAGGCAGATCACGATGCCTTCTTCTCCCACACCCAGAAGAACTTCGGGGAGATCTTCCCGTCCGCCGACGTTACCGCCGGCGAGGCCCTGGAAAACCTCGAAGCCACCATGGCCGGACACGACACCCTGAGCCGTTACACGGCGTAA
- a CDS encoding DUF4105 domain-containing protein — translation MTERPMRLALALCCAVLLSGVLCLPRAVAAPIHAGALAEILELADDPRWLRLLGYEHRAFRTGREGMVRTPGFYFHEHGHEDPRAELRATLKALYAPVVPGAEDSHAACRFPARRQLLVEALGLEARGYPLPDPDCAAYEAWRERIATERVMLIFADAYMGNPASMFGHTLLRLDGEEDLQRPLTAFAVNHAAQTGEDQGVVFAMRGVLGSYPGSYTVMPYYYKVNEYTQLEQRDLWEYELDLDEDAIDRLLSHLWELDGVGMPYYFFLQNCSYRLLSLLEIADPTLSLRDDFRFWAIPSDTIRAVTEEPGLLRDVHYRPSRRRTLDHMLAGLEDEHTDWVRELAHGDRETSDEAIQALPEADRARVLEAASAYLDQLAHVEPIGDEGRERRHRLLSERARTDGPRAEPPPRPDQRPDEGHRTGRLGVGIGSHSRVGYGELQWRAAYHDLLDPAAGYLRGAQVTFLEVIARMYENRSPRQGRKPDGGLEVERLTLMELRSMEPRNRTFPGWAWGGKLGIERIRADDGRRPLAAVIDADFGSAWAWLDDRLRLYGGGAVTLRASRGLGDSARLGGGLRGDAVYQGGDWRAHLTGSGLRFTDNENAWTLSAEIGRDLGEQTALRLGLHREEDFGIRSDRVQLTLHHYL, via the coding sequence ATGACTGAACGCCCGATGCGTCTAGCTCTGGCGCTGTGCTGCGCCGTACTGCTCAGCGGTGTGCTCTGCCTGCCCCGAGCCGTCGCCGCCCCGATCCACGCCGGCGCGCTGGCTGAGATCCTGGAGCTGGCCGACGATCCCCGCTGGTTGCGACTGCTCGGCTATGAGCATCGAGCCTTTCGGACCGGACGCGAGGGGATGGTGCGCACGCCCGGGTTCTATTTCCACGAGCACGGTCACGAAGATCCGCGCGCCGAGCTGCGCGCCACACTGAAGGCGCTGTACGCCCCGGTGGTACCCGGCGCCGAGGACAGCCACGCCGCCTGCCGCTTTCCGGCGCGCCGCCAGCTGCTGGTCGAAGCCCTCGGGCTGGAAGCCCGCGGTTACCCACTGCCCGATCCGGATTGCGCGGCTTACGAGGCCTGGCGCGAACGGATCGCCACTGAGCGCGTCATGCTCATCTTTGCCGACGCTTACATGGGCAATCCCGCCTCCATGTTCGGACATACTCTGCTCCGCCTCGACGGCGAAGAGGACCTGCAGCGGCCGTTGACCGCCTTCGCCGTCAACCACGCAGCACAGACCGGTGAGGATCAGGGCGTCGTCTTTGCCATGCGCGGGGTGCTGGGGAGCTATCCCGGCAGCTACACGGTCATGCCCTATTACTACAAGGTCAACGAGTACACCCAGCTCGAGCAGCGGGACCTCTGGGAGTACGAACTAGACCTGGACGAGGACGCCATAGACCGGCTCCTGAGCCATCTCTGGGAGCTGGATGGGGTGGGTATGCCGTATTATTTCTTCCTGCAGAACTGCTCCTACCGCCTGCTGTCGCTGCTCGAGATCGCCGACCCCACCCTGAGCCTGCGCGATGACTTTCGCTTCTGGGCCATCCCCAGCGATACCATCCGCGCCGTGACCGAAGAACCGGGGCTGTTACGCGATGTTCACTACCGGCCATCCCGGCGACGTACCCTCGATCATATGCTCGCCGGACTGGAGGACGAGCACACCGATTGGGTCCGCGAGCTTGCCCACGGTGACCGTGAGACCAGCGATGAGGCCATCCAGGCCCTCCCGGAAGCGGACCGAGCACGGGTCCTGGAAGCCGCATCGGCCTATCTCGACCAGCTCGCTCACGTTGAGCCCATCGGTGACGAGGGACGCGAACGACGCCACCGGTTGCTCAGCGAACGAGCGCGCACCGACGGCCCCCGTGCCGAACCACCCCCCCGACCCGACCAGCGACCCGACGAGGGCCACCGCACCGGACGGCTCGGTGTGGGAATCGGTTCCCATTCCCGGGTCGGCTACGGTGAGCTGCAGTGGCGCGCCGCTTACCACGATTTACTCGACCCGGCGGCCGGCTACCTCCGCGGCGCCCAGGTCACCTTCCTGGAGGTGATTGCGCGCATGTACGAGAATCGCTCGCCACGCCAGGGACGCAAACCGGACGGTGGGCTTGAGGTTGAACGCCTGACACTGATGGAGCTGCGCTCCATGGAGCCACGCAACCGCACCTTCCCCGGCTGGGCGTGGGGCGGCAAACTCGGCATCGAGCGAATCCGCGCCGATGACGGCCGCCGACCACTGGCCGCCGTGATCGACGCCGATTTCGGTTCGGCGTGGGCCTGGCTGGACGACCGGTTACGCCTCTACGGCGGCGGAGCCGTTACCCTGCGCGCCTCCCGCGGGCTCGGTGATTCGGCAAGACTGGGCGGCGGTCTGCGCGGCGACGCCGTCTACCAGGGAGGTGACTGGCGCGCCCACCTGACCGGCTCCGGCCTCCGCTTCACCGACAACGAGAACGCCTGGACCCTCTCTGCGGAGATCGGCCGCGACCTGGGCGAGCAAACCGCGCTGCGGCTCGGACTGCATCGCGAGGAGGACTTTGGCATACGCAGCGATCGGGTCCAGCTGACCCTTCACCACTACCTGTAG
- a CDS encoding alpha/beta hydrolase codes for MLSRSLAPCVLLLVTLGLVAGCQRAFFFPSETHYWDPAEAGLQYEDVTFTAADGTELHGWFLPARTDEVEGTVIHFHGNAQNVSTHVAAVWWLPRHGFQVFTFDYRGYGHSEGSPSFSGVHQDAEAALSTLIQRDDVDPERVLVLGQSLGASIAITAVARWDGEPPAGVVAESPFDSYRGITREKLGNFWLTWPLQHPLSWLVSDAYAPVDHIAELSPTPLLLVVAGDDRTIPPIHGERLYQAAGSPRHLWTIEGATHNAPLADDRVRHRLLQTFRGWLQGKAEAASEEPQGPWRRDPPRP; via the coding sequence ATGCTGTCGCGAAGCCTGGCCCCGTGTGTCCTGCTGCTGGTAACCCTGGGCCTGGTCGCTGGCTGCCAGCGGGCATTCTTCTTCCCGAGCGAGACCCACTACTGGGACCCCGCTGAAGCCGGTCTGCAGTACGAAGACGTGACCTTCACAGCCGCTGACGGCACCGAGCTGCACGGCTGGTTTCTGCCTGCCCGGACCGACGAGGTCGAGGGCACGGTCATCCACTTCCACGGGAACGCACAGAATGTCAGCACCCACGTGGCCGCGGTCTGGTGGCTGCCCCGCCACGGCTTTCAGGTCTTTACCTTCGACTACCGCGGTTACGGTCACTCGGAGGGATCGCCCAGCTTCTCGGGCGTTCACCAGGACGCCGAGGCCGCGCTGAGCACGCTCATCCAACGCGACGATGTCGACCCCGAGCGTGTGTTGGTGCTCGGCCAAAGCCTTGGGGCGAGCATCGCGATCACCGCCGTCGCGCGGTGGGACGGCGAACCGCCGGCCGGCGTGGTCGCCGAGAGCCCATTCGACAGCTACCGCGGCATCACCCGCGAGAAACTGGGCAACTTCTGGCTGACCTGGCCCCTCCAGCACCCCCTATCCTGGCTGGTCAGTGATGCCTACGCGCCGGTCGATCACATCGCCGAACTGTCTCCCACACCGCTGCTGCTCGTCGTCGCCGGGGACGACCGGACCATCCCGCCGATCCACGGCGAAAGGCTCTACCAGGCGGCCGGATCCCCGCGCCACCTTTGGACCATTGAAGGAGCCACCCACAACGCCCCTCTGGCCGACGACAGGGTCCGCCACCGCCTGCTACAGACCTTCCGGGGCTGGCTGCAGGGGAAGGCAGAGGCTGCCTCCGAAGAACCACAGGGCCCCTGGCGCCGCGATCCGCCACGCCCTTAA